In a single window of the Pseudopipra pipra isolate bDixPip1 chromosome 21, bDixPip1.hap1, whole genome shotgun sequence genome:
- the CRYBA1 gene encoding LOW QUALITY PROTEIN: beta-crystallin A3 (The sequence of the model RefSeq protein was modified relative to this genomic sequence to represent the inferred CDS: deleted 1 base in 1 codon), whose protein sequence is MGEAAVPPELDTDPAAKMAQTNPLPVPMGPWKSVRSRGRENRQPQPCHPPVPERLRSSLRTAPLPRELISAGITVYDQENFQGKRMEFTSACPNIMECGFDNIRSLKVECGAWVGYEHTGFCGQQFILERGEYPRWDAWSGSNAYHIERLMSFRPVCSANHKESKITIFEKDNFIGRQWEISDDYPSLQAMGWANNEVGSMKIQCGAWVCYQYPGYRGYQYVLEADHHGGDYKHWREWGSHAQTSQIQSIRRVQQ, encoded by the exons ATGGGCGAAGCAGCAGTA CCGCCTGAGCTAG aCACCGATCCAGCAGCAAAGATGGCTCAGACAAACCCTCTGCCTGTCCCCATGGGCCCGTGGAAG AGCGTTCGGAGCAGAGGCCGGGAGAACCGccagccacagccctgccacCCGCCCGTCCCAGAACGGCTCCGCTCCTCTCTCCGGACGGCACCGCTGCCCCGGGAACTGATCTCCGCAGGG ATCACCGTGTACGACCAAGAAAACTTCCAGGGCAAGAGGATGGAGTTCACTTCGGCCTGTCCAAACATCATGGAATGTGGCTTCGACAACATCCGCTCCCTGAAGGTGGAATGTGGCGC CTGGGTCGGTTATGAGCACACCGGCTTCTGCGGGCAGCAGTTCATCCTGGAGAGGGGAGAGTACCCGCGCTGGGACGCCTGGAGCGGCAGCAACGCCTACCACATCGAGCGCCTGATGTCCTTCCGCCCCGTCTGCTCCGCT aaTCACAAGGAATCCAAGATCACCATTTTCGAGAAAGACAACTTCATTGGCCGCCAGTGGGAGATCAGTGACGACTACCCCTCGCTGCAGGCCATGGGCTGGGCCAACAATGAAGTGGGCTCCATGAAGATCCAGTGCGGCGC ctggGTGTGCTACCAGTATCCCGGGTACCGTGGCTACCAGTACGTCCTGGAGGCTGACCACCACGGTGGAGACTACAAGCACTGGAGAGAGTGGGGTTCACATGCCCAGACCTCCCAGATCCAATCCATCAGGCGTGTCCAGCAGTAG